AATACTTTATTTCTGCCGACATGTTTTAACTCGTGCAGGTAAGAACAATCAAGAAATGATGATGCAAGTAATAAATATCACGGAGCAAAAGCAACAATCGTATTATAAAAGTCGCAAAAACCTAGAACCCAAGGCAGTGGTGCCATTTTTCCTTTCCTACAGTGCAAAATAATGAATGCGATTACATAGACAATCAGGGCATCAAAATGTTAACAATATGGTCTTGCAAGCTTCTATCTCTGAGTAACTGGAACATGCTTCGCTCTACaacattatagaaaaaaaaaaaccaacttgataaaatattagaaaaacctcattttttatttgatacatATGTCGATCGCTTCCCTTGCGGGctgatggaaaaaaagaaaagaaaaaaggacacGACAGTTTTAGTGACATAAGAAATActatttgtttgcttattttcagGATACTCAGGAACCTCTCGGAGGTAACACCGGCCACTTTTTAGATCTTCGCAGAATGGAATCTGACCTTGACATTTTCTATGACCTGTGCGAGACGCTGGAGAAGGCGGGTCTGCACGTGACGTTATTTTCCACTGAGTCTTGCCCCGGCCAATGGGAGCTCAACTTTGACCCATTGGACGACATCAAAGCCGCCGACATGGCGTTTCACGTGAAGAACGCCGTCAAGATCTTCTTTAAGCGGCGCGGCTACACGGCCACCTTCATGTCGGTGCCTGATGGCAAGGAGTGGACCAGCGGCCTTCATCTCAATCACTCGTTGTGGACGGCGGCCGGTCAGAACGCCATGGTGGACGACCAGAGGAAGGACGCCATCTCCGACCTCGCACTGCGCTGGAACGCTGGCATCCTGAAGCACGCGCGCGCCCTGACAGCACTGTGTTGTCCCACCATCAACTGCTACCGACGACTGGACCAAGTGGCCTGCCCCTCCGAAAACACCTGGGCTGTGGAACATCGCACAGGTATGAACCGTTTCAAGGTGGAGAACAACAACGTGTACCTGGAGAGTCGCCTGCCTTCCGCTGCAGCTAATCCTTACCTGGCTATTGCTGGTCACCTGGCAGCAGGAATGGCGGGATTGGAGGCCGCAGAAATCGAGCTGCCACCGGAGATGGATACTGCAAATGCGCAGAAGCTTCCTACTTCTTTGGGAGAGGCGCTAGACTTCCTTGAGCAGGATGAGGTGATGGTGGAAACACTGGGCCGACGGTTTGTTTCGTATTTTCTGATTGCAAAGCGCGACCTCGAGCTTGATCAATACAGTCTTGTTTCACCGGACACAGAGGAGGAGAAAATTAGACACGAGAGAAATAAATACCTCGTTAGTTTGTAGGTAGCTGTCTCCCCAGACGAGGTGGTTGTGGGTGGGGTTTAAAACCATTATACGTAAGCCATTTTGCTACTTTATTAATGTCCTTTTGGATTTCGCCTGTTTATGTAATCTTTGGCCTTTTtgagttatttgtttttaacatttctattaaaattatttatcttaaaGCTTTTCAATTCATTCTTTGTATTCATGATTTAAACAAATTCGGAGCAAGCAGTTTATGGCATTTACTGGCTGCACTCTTTGTCCCCTATGCTTAGATTATTATAATCTTTAAAACGTTCTGTAGTATCTGTATCAAGTGACAATCCATATAGACCTGCCTCTAATCTTTGCCTTCATTGGTGTCAATACCTGTTTAAATGAGTACTTGCGAAATAttagagtctgaccgtttcactaCCTTaacagcatagtcagcaaagatggagtacaaatccatgtaaAATTGAATAACCAACAATTGTCTGAAACATGGCTCTTTACCAGAAGACACTATGCCTCGTTCCATTGTAACAAAACACCTGCATTAGTtgacttattttttatttcttgaagggaaataattcatAGTAAAACAATCTTCGAAGAAGAcagcagttacttcccttatatatttattgacGCAGAGCGGGATGTTTTGTCACACTATACAGGTCGCATTTCAGTGTGAGAAACACACTTTAGCTGTAAAGATGATTACCGGCGGGACCATCGAAACTACGGCCGTTGTGACCTTGCACATACCTGACATCAAACTGTCACTAGAGGAATTTCTGTAACATCtggattgttttaaaatatctaaaGTGAAAGTGATGGACAAAGAACACAGATATCTTCAGCCTGTGAAAGTTTATGCACACTGGTATTAAACGTAATGACAAGAAAGTGCGATAGTGTCAGCGTTCGTCGTGCAGTTTCGCCCTCAATGGACCTCGCTATGGTCACGCCCTGGTGCACATGCGAGCCCACGAGCGTCATTCACCGcgggtactgctgacagtgcatagtccctccaccccgcatccctTTCCACTCCACGGGgggtcgcgcgagcggcgcggCGCGGCGTGAGACAGACAGCAACAGGTTAAGATAGATACAGTACTTGTTCATGTgcattatgtaaataaatttgtctttgaACCTTAaatacctgtgtgagcgtgttaaTTAGTGCCGacgagtgctagtgtgtcgtacGTATGTCTTGGATGTGGGAGCGTGTACCATTAGCGCGAGTGAGGTTTGtgtactgatgatgatgatgatgtagttttgtagcgcgctagtatccgcatcacaaagatgtgctcaatgcgcggtgatcccagcaaccaccaaactgcaggtcaaatgaaaacttcaaaaaagtttaaacaagtgagtcttactGTCCATGGTGTAGTtatgacacagcagcagagagagaaCGCACGAGAAGATCCGTGGAATTGATGCACCGAAGAAGAGACACTTTAGTCTGAGAGAaggtaaagcagggtcttttgtggactcggctgagttcgggtgcgtAATAGATAAggttaggtaaaaaaaaaaaaaaaaaaaagaacacaacgcgaggcaggtAAAAGactagacgacgcacccgaTTAATGAAAGCTAGAATTTTTATGGTGGAAAATTCTCcatgggaacttccgtcctctccCCTGGAAcgacaaagaggaacggactgattcgGAAAAAGGCCCCGACTAAACATCTACCCTAAACTATATACTGATCTAACACGTGACCccactaaacaaaatattctagGCCCTAACGCTATCGGTCTAACACTGATGAAACTACTGCAGCAGCTTACAAATCCCTTTCTTCGAGTTTcatttccatggaaacacacCAGGAGACCTACCACGAATCCTAATCAATGAAAAAAACCGCGCCGGCcaattaaaaaagtcaaaagaagaGTCGATTCTGGCAGCGGGGAACTTCGAAGCGACATCAAAAAAGTAATGTGATTCCACTACGCTTATGTATAGGTGTGTGACAACCTGCTGTTGTCAGGGGATATTGTTGTGGTGATTTACGTGCATGGATGATATTTCTGAAAACGTAGCAGGCAATCTACTGCGTTTATATTTCGTTAATGTAGTGGTTTTTATTATATCCAGAATAGAACATTTTTACGAggttgtaaaaacaaaataaaaaagcacaaaaataaaaccaaacaaaacaaacgagCGCGACCAGAGATATGTCTGTGACATATCAGCATAAATAAAGGCTTCGTGTAAATAtctccttcatctgaaaaatgtttgtaaagcacATCTTGAGTCTTGTTAACGCTAAAAACGCTGagcaaaaatgttatttgcaaATTGCAAATTACTCGTACTCCTAGTCTTTGTTATGAATCCACGTGAACTTGCCTTGGCCTTAGTTTTCGATTTTCACGAAACTGGCAGCTTAGTTTAGGTAATGAAAAGTTGTGTGCTGGGGATGACGTCAACATCTCATCCTCTTCCCTCTTTTTTCAGTTGCTATGCGACCACCTTTCATCTCTCCATGCATCTGCCCTCAAGTGCAACAGACCGTAGGTCTTCCAGAAACGCCCCACTGATACGTCTATCACCGACTTTTTCTCTCCCATGCAGAGATCGGCCCATCAACGACCGGTGAAAATAGTCGGAGACTCCTCAGGCTGCTACCAGCCTGTCACTGCCAGGGACGAACTGTCATCGGGAGATGAGGAACGCTGCgctggatgctgctgctgccatgTCCCCCTCCTCGAGCGCGTGGATGTGTATACGTGgttgtctgtgtgcgtgcgtatgtggaATCTTTATCTCGTCCTACTCTCTCTCTATAAAACTTTTGAATCATGACCGTTGAGCACAGAGAACGTGCCATACTCGTATGATCAAGTGAAAGCTATTTCAGTCATTCCAATGAcatagctatatataaatatatcaatgcAATACCATGTGTGGACACCCAAACAATAGGATATTGACATGTTTATTTGCATTACAACACACCTTGTTGCTTTTGTTGGCCGCGACAGCACGCCATGATCACACCAGTGGCGTTAGGTCTTAAATTCGACTGTTCTGGACATTTTAGTGAGTCGGAGACCCGAGGTTAGCAGACAGAACCTACCCAGCAGGACACATCAGACATCCTAAATAATTGTAGTGACTTCTGTCAGTGTCTACTTTGATGGTCTGTATGTCACTTTTGTCATTGTGTCTAATTTTTAAGTGAAAAGATGTTCATTTATGGACCATAGCTGATAATGCATTGTTTCCTCTAGTTCAAATTAAAAACCACACCTTTTCAGTactttattatgtaaataataaataaaagtgtaaggCCATGGGTATATAATTTTACATTGTACTTTAGTAAATAAAACTCTTGAGGGAAAAGTATGTTGATGTATTAGGTTCTATTCCTATGATAATCGTTGAATGCTAGGCAAAATCGAATTTAGAAATGTAAGGACTCATACCAGGCTCAAAAATATGCATAACGCAGGCCGAAAATGATAACTGCTGTAACGAATTGCCGCAAcagtcaattttaaaaaaacaaaacaaaaattaatatgatCTGCTTTCCAGATGGTAAATACTTAAAAATTCGAGAGAAGAAAATTGTGGTTGTGTTGTACGCGATACGAAGAGAGAACTTTGTGACAGCAAACTCAACATTTTATGCGGCTGACATTTTGTAGTGGGATTTTCACACAAATGACATGTGTTTAATCAGCTAGATCCCAACATTATATCGTGGGTATAAAATTGAAAACACACGTGTCACAGCGAAGACCAAAATAACTGTCTACAGTGTCCGCTCGAACTTCTTTGCTAGAATTAGAGAAAACTAATGTAAAAGATGCTCCCTTCAAGAACGAGACCAAAGCACCAATTCGCTTCGGGCGTAAGTATCAATATCaaagaagaagagcagacgGAATATTTCAGAATACATCACTTGTGCTATGCTCTATCTCCTACACTTAAACTTGTAAAGTCATCATCGTCTTTCTAAGACACGAGATATCAGCCATCACAGATACTAGTAATGACCGTTTGACACTGTTCGCCCATCGCAGATGGTCTGTAAGTCACTGCGTATATGTAAGTCAATTCAATGACCATAGCTGATAAAGATTTGATTTTCATGTtaataagcacatttttttattgtcagtcttactgtaaataatatattaGCTGATAATATACGGAGATATGATTTGAGATAgtgattttgtaaataaaatatttgggTAGAAGAATTATAAAGTCTGTTGTTTAGGTGCTATTGCTGGATAGTTTTCATTGACTCTTAATCTCTCTGTATGTACAAATTTCTGCAATAATTCTCAAAGATAACTCCATTACCAGTAGACAATAGGTAAATGCCGGAATAAGTGTTCTATGGTGTCTATCTCAATTGTACAGAGATGCTATATAGGTGAACTACATAAACGCCATGAAGTATGAAGTTCGCTAGTTGAGAGAATCTTGTGTGAGCATATTTCAAACCCCTATAGCTGATTGTCAAATATagctttatatttatatatgtgtaccggtatgttttcatgtttgcttTGGACAATATTCCAGAACTCAAGAACTGTAAACTTCCTCAAATCCTTATCAAATAAGGCAGCGAGTTCAACCTCCTTTGTCGGTGTAGGAatcgtgttttattttttttctgaagagaGTTCTACAGGTGTAGAAAATGTCAGcggtagcagacgacactagAGAAATTGATGTGGACAGTTATGATTACGTCCACCTGGTAATTCCTGATGTGAACGGCCTGCCGCGAGGACAAGTCATCCCCAGACGGTTTGCCTGGGAGAAACTATCAACAGGTGTTGACCTTTACTACGGTGAGTCGCATCAAATGAGGACCCGCCCTTCAAAACCACTCAGAAGATGCAGCTGTCACTATCACGTTTATAATTCTTTTATGGTCATTAtaagccagggcttctgcttacgcaaaaaattgcgtacagtacgcattaaaagttcggaggaccccttcaattttc
The sequence above is a segment of the Pomacea canaliculata isolate SZHN2017 linkage group LG6, ASM307304v1, whole genome shotgun sequence genome. Coding sequences within it:
- the LOC112566098 gene encoding lengsin-like, which produces MSAVAEDTGEINLDSFDYVHMVIPDVNGLARGRVVPKRFVRQKLSTGVNGNYSVLMYGPNSETTKKIEEMNASENRKWKPDLSTLIPTPWCDSQSRRTASVLCNLLTRDGTPDGLSTRDIVQQLLGKLRDKFGLTLKVAFEFEFVVLKEDTQEPLGGNTGHFLDLRRMESDLDIFYDLCETLEKAGLHVTLFSTESCPGQWELNFDPLDDIKAADMAFHVKNAVKIFFKRRGYTATFMSVPDGKEWTSGLHLNHSLWTAAGQNAMVDDQRKDAISDLALRWNAGILKHARALTALCCPTINCYRRLDQVACPSENTWAVEHRTGMNRFKVENNNVYLESRLPSAAANPYLAIAGHLAAGMAGLEAAEIELPPEMDTANAQKLPTSLGEALDFLEQDEVMVETLGRRFVSYFLIAKRDLELDQYSLVSPDTEEEKIRHERNKYLVSL